Genomic segment of Pochonia chlamydosporia 170 chromosome 1, whole genome shotgun sequence:
GAACAGGTTGCTTCTGAGTCATCTAGAGGCATAACCATGGCAAGTTCGGAGGAGCCGGACGGCTCACCTAAGAACAATTCTTGGCCGAATGAGTTTATATCCAACCCTTCGTGGCGGCCTCTGCTCGTCCCGATACCCAACCCTTCGTGGCGGCCTCTGCTCGTCCCGATATCCAACCCTTCGTGGCGGCCTCTGCTCGTCCCGATATCCAACCCTTCGTGGCGGCCTCTGTTCGTCCCGATATCCAATCTTTCGTGGCGGCCGCTGCCCGTCCCGAACTTATCTTCCCCTCCTCATCAGCAGTTACTTCCAGCAACGGATTGTGAATCGCGATTCTGGAAAAcatcaaaccaccaactATCGGGATTGCGAATCTCCCAGTCTGTCATTGTTGGCCGAGCAGTCATCTTGGCCCAACCGATGTCCTCATTAGCCCCTCTACATAAGTCGGATGCGCAAAAGGAGGCATCTCGGTTTAGTTGGCTTCTCTATGGTACAGAGAAGGACATATATCAGATTCATCGTGGATGCGGATTTTCGAGGAAGTTGCTGCACGTCCTAAGCCAGGTAACGTATTGCGCATTTAGCTTGCAACAAACCGCAGAGAGTCCTATCGCATCCATGACTGCGGATTATTTATATGCTGAATTGCTCAGAATGAGGCAATGGAGCACTGAATCGAAGAGTTGGGAGACTGCAAAGTCTGGGAAACCAGTGATTGAATGGGTCCGTAGTCAGTCGATTGACGGTCATATCGACATAAATGCATCCGTGATGGATGTCACTGCAGAAGCCTGGCGCCTCGCCGCGATCCTTTACCTCCAATGTCGAGTGTTCCGGTAAGTAGCTCTAATTAGCACAGGTCGCAAATAGCGGTGAAACCACTAATGCCAAGCGACTAGACTGTCCCGAAACCATCCTGAAGTGGTTTCCAAGCTAGATGATCTTGCAAGATGTGTCGCAATCATGCCAACATGCGGAACCCAATCTACTGTCCAGGCACCGCTGTTCCCTGTATTTCTACTGGGGATGTTAGCAACTGTACCTGAACATAAGGTCGTCGCGAGCAACTGGTTCACTGAGGTTATGCAAACCCCAGTCAGGAGCGTAAGATTCGTTCTCTACGCACAGCGCATTCTGTGAATATTAGAGTCTCCCAAGCTGACAAAATAATGAAGAGCGTTCCACCTTTGCACAACGCGCTGCTACACATTTGGAGTTGGATTGACAGAGACATCCCGTTATTGTTACCACCTCATCTCGAGACAGAGCAACCCATTCATCTCCGGCAACCCTGGTGGGAGCAATTAGTCAAGCAGGTTCAGAACCAAGAACAGGAGGTGCTGTGCCTGACGTAATAACACATCCATCATCCAAACAACGGACGAATTTCCTAATCTGCAGGTATGACATCCAGGCGAAAATGCTATTATCAATCTTCTCAGAAACGTTACTAAACAAGTCAACTCCAGTCCACTTACATTAATGCCTAGAATGCAATAAGTCGACTTCGCAGGCAAACGGTAGTGGCCGACAAATCGGATCAGATGCACTGTTACTGTTGTGCTTTTCGAGACTTTCGAATCTATGAGTTTGATAATATGCCGGCCCACTCTTTATGCTAGTTCAACGGCGTATGTAGGGCCATCCTCAGTACTCAATAATATCATCAATATATGCGGAATCAGAGTGCGGTACCTTTTTGCTCCTAATACGCGCATTCACGTGTTGGAAACGATTTTTAGAACGCGTGTCTCGCCATTTGAGGCGAATCCAAAAAGTCAGAGATGGTTATATTTGTGATGTTGAGACAAATGATTGTGGCAGTGGAAGCAGCTGCGCTGCCTGGTTGTTGCCCCTTCTGGATCACCATGCATATGTTTCGGCTGTTTTCCCTGGGCATATCTAACAAAgattcttggccttgtcgagcCGTCGAGAATAAAGCGATGGTGCAAGGTTTCCGCGAAGCTTAAACAAAACGGCAATTAAAAATAGAGCCAAAGTCACCACTGAATATGTTGCAATCCTCTGTCTGCACATCTATGGAGCCCACCAGGTTGATTGGTGCCGTTGAGCCATTTGCCCGGAGCGAGGTCAAGAACGAAACGAAACGGGGTAGTCAAGCAGAAATCTCTACAAGCCCAGCGATGGGGTACCCCCGATCATGCAGCCTACCATTATCCCCGCACTGACCAGAACTCGACTCACCAAGGGTCTTGGAGCTAGCCAACCCTGGGCCCCCCAATTCTTCATCTTTTCGACTATTGTCCATCCATGCCTTCGAACATGACCATGCTTAATGATTCGAACCTTTACACAATAGGCTGGATAGCAGCTCTGCCTATTGAGCGCGCAGCAGCGATCGCTTTGCTCGACGAACGCCACGGAACTCCTGAAAGGTTTGAGCAACATCAATCTGATACTAATTCCTATGCCTGGGGCCGAGTTGGCGTCCACAACGTCGTCATCGCCTCACTCCCTGCCGGTGTGTGCGGAACCACTTCCACAGCGACGACCGCTGCCAACCTtctttcgtctttgccaCAAATCAGGATCGGTCTTTTGGTGGGAATTGGCGGTGGTGTCGcccgaccagaccaagattACGATATTCGGCTGGGCGATGTCGTCGTAAGTCAGCCCCAGGGAACCGAAGGCGGCGTCGTTCAGTACGACTTTTTCAAGGCGACGACGAATGAGTCTTGGGAACGCAAAGGATGTCTCAACATGCCACCTCCGATTCTCCTGAATGCGTTGGCGAGTCTGCAGGCCGAGCACGAAATCGCGCCTTCTAAAATACCCAATCTTCTGCAACGGATGTGGGCAGCCCATCCGCATATGAAGAGGCCGAAAATCAACTCACCCGCCTATGTCCATCAGGGTATAGAGAACGACCGGCTTTTCATATCGACCTACAATCATACTGGCGGCAGCACCTGTACGTCCTGCCACACGTCCAAAGAAGTCAAGCGCAAGCAGCGAGCTACAACTGATCCAGAGATTCATTACGGGATCATTGCTTCTGGAAACAAAGTTATAAAGGATGCCGCCACTCGAGACCAAATTGCAGGTGTCGTGGGTGAGGATTGCATctgttttgaaatggaagcCGCCGGACTCATGAACCATTTTCCTTGCCTTGTCATCAGGGGAATTTGCGACTACGCTGATTCACATAAGAATGGTCTCTGGCAGCGGTATGCTTCTGCAACCGCCGCTGCATTTGCGAAAGAGCTTCTTGGTTTCATCCCCACTCAGCACTTGAAAACTATGCAGGGGTCTATTGGCATATTCAAATCGAGTTGGTTTCCTTGACAGGCCAACAAATAGTCAGACTACTAATGGATTTCAAGTTAGTAAAGATGTAGAGAGCATCGAATCGATCACAACTGATATAAAGAAAGGAGCACATAACATACAGTGGGTCTACCGGCTGACCAGGAATATCGTAGCTTGTCGTCAAATTAGCTAACGTGTAATTGGCCAGTACTGTCGTCCTTGATATCGACCGGAAAGTGGTACTTGCGCGCCTCGAAGACGAAGTGGCCGCCGGAGCCGCGTTTGACTCTCCCGCTGAATTAAAAAACTCCACATGTCTGCCAAATACACGAGTTGAGCTCCTGCAACAAATATCAGCTTGGGCTGAGGAGCCTGGCACCGAGCCAGTCCTGTGGCTTAACGGTATGGCGGGGACCGGGAAGTCTACCGTAGCTCGGACTGTCGCACACATCTTCGCCGCCAAAAACCGCCTTGGCGCTagtttcttcttcaaaagGGGTGAAACCGATCGAGGAAGCATATCCAAGTTCTTCTCATCAATCGCGGCCGATCTGACGAGAAGAGTAACTGCCATTGCTAGTTACGTCAAAGATGCCATAGATAGCGATCCTGCTATCTTCAGGAAGACGATGCAAGAGCAGTTCGAAAAGCTTGTTTTACAACCCCTGTCCATGATTCAGTCACCTGTACGGGAGAAGGAATCAATTTTGATCATTATCGATGCTCTGGATGAGTGCGATCAGGAGGACGATATCAAACGCCTGCTCCATCTTGTAACCAGCGCTAAGTGCCTGCAAGCTGCGCGACTAAGGATATTCTTAACAAGCCGACCGGAACTACCGATTCGACTTGGTTTTACGCAAATCGAGAGCAGATATCATAGCATAGTTCTCCATGAAGTATCCACATCCGTCGTCGAGCAGGACATATGCGTCTTCCTAGAGCACGAGCTTTCCATCATCCGTGGTGAATACAATGCTTCGGTTCCCGAGTATCGGCGACTGGCCACAAATTGGCCTGGGCAACCCAATATTCGCTCACTTGTGAAAATGGCTGTTCCGCTCTTCATTTTCGCCGCCACGGTTTGTCGCTTCGTCGCCGATCGCAAATGCGGAAATCCCGACCAGCAATTACAAGAGGTTCTCCAATTCAAACAAATACGCGAAGGGTCGCAGATGAATGCGACATATCTTCCTATTTTAAATAGACTGGTTGACGGAGTGTCTGGAAAGCGCCGAGATGAAGTCCTGCGCCAGTTTCGATATATCGTTGGTTCCATCGTTATCCTCGGGACGCCTTTGTCAACAGCTGTCCTAGCGCAAGTCCTCAACACTCAGAGGGATGTTATTGACGCCAGATTAGACCTCTTGCACTCAGTCCTGAGCATTCCATCGTCGGCAAATGCTCCCGTGAGACTGTTCCACCTCTCATTTCGCGACTTCCTCCTAGACCCTAATATGACGGCAAAGATTCCGTTTCGAATAGATGGCACACAAGCTCACCAGATGATGGCAGTCAACTGTCTGCGTTTGATGGAGTGTCTTCGCCAAGATATATGTGATGTTAGAGGCCCTGGTATACATCGATCGGCAATACATCCCACGAAAGTACGCGAATGCCTTCCTCCAGAAATTCAGTATGCCTGTCTATACTGGGTGTACCACGTACAAGGTGCGGGAAATCTCGTCGTAGACGTTGAGCTAGTCCACAGTTTCCTCAAGCGCCATTTCCTTCACTGGGTTGAATCACTAAGTCTCATTGGAAGGGCCTGGGAAATTCCTCGACTTGTTAAGTCACTGCAGTCATTCTATAAGGTCAGTGTCATACCGTACGTTCTCACGAGTGCCGTTTACCGACTCGAAGCAAGTATCAAGATGACAAACAGCTCGCTGAGTTCCTTGACGATGCCGTGAGATTCGTCATTGCCAACCCTTCCGTCATCGACACAAACCCACTTCAGATATATTCTTCTCTCCTTATCTTCTCGCCGACAAGGAGCAAGGTTCGCACCACATTCAATGACAAGATCCCGCGGTGGATATCTCTACAGCCGAGGGTTCATCGCGATTGGGGCCAATGCTTGCAAACCTTTGAAGGCCATGGGACATGGGTTAGGTCGGTTTCCTTCTCGCAAGACTCAGCATTTGTAGCGTCAGGGTCCGACGATAAGAcgatacggatctggcacACTGCGACTGGTGAGTGCAGGCAGATACTGAAGGGCCATGGCAAGTTGGTCAGTTCGGTAGCCTTCTCACATGACTCGGTGCTCGTCGCATCGGGTTCTCATGACGGGGCCATACGCATCTGGCGCACTGCCACAGGCGAATGTATGCAGACGCTTGAAGGCCACGAAAGCTGTGTCACGTCAGTAGCCTTCTCACACCACTCGGCTTTGTTGATTTCAGGTTCTTACGACAATACCACACGTATTTGGCGCACTGACACGGGTGAATGTATACAGACGCTAGGTGGCCACAATAATTGGGTTACGTCGGtagccttctcgcacgactcgGCCCTGGTGGTTTCTGGTTCTCATGACAATACAATACGAATCTGGTGCCCTATCATAGGCAAATGTATTCAAACGCTGGAGGGCCACGATAGCTGGGTCACGTCGGTAACCTTTTCGCATGATTCAGCATTTATAGCGTCGGGTTCTCGTGACAACAAAATACGGATCTGGTGTGTAGGTACGGGCAGATGCGTGCAAACGCATGGGGGTCACGGTGACTTCGTTGAGTCAGTAGCCTTCTCACACGACTCGGCGATCGTGGCTTCGGGCTCTAGCGATGGCACAATACGGATGTGGGATATTTCCACAGGCGAGTGTTTGCAGACACTTACGGGACATGGCGATTGGGTCGAGTCGGTAGCCTTCTCACATGACTCGACGCTAATAGCATCAGGATCTCGTGATAATACGATACGATTTTGGCACACTACCATAGCCAAGAATGTACAAATATATGAAGGCCACAGCAGCTGCGTCGAGTCAGCGGTCTTCTCTCACGATTCGCAACTTGTAGCGTCGGGGTCTCGCGATACAATGGTACGGATCTGGCGCACCGCAACAGGTGAATGTGTCCAGACGCTGAAGGGCCATAACAATTGGATCAGGTCGATAGCCTTCTCACATGACTCGACACTTATAGCTTCTGGATCTCGCGACACGATGATAAGAATCTGGCACACCGCAACGGGTGAATGTACGCAGACGCTTGAGGGTCATAGCAGTTGGGTCACGTCGGtagccttctcgcacgactcaGCACTCATAGCGTCGGGTTCTCGTGATAACACCATACGAATCTGGCGTCTCGCAACGGGGAAGTGTGTTCAGACACTTGAAGAGCATGGCAGCTGGGTTGAGTCAGTCGTTTTCTGCAGCGACTCAGCACTCATAGCGTCAGGATCCCGTGATCATACGCTACGGATCTGGCGTGTCACAACAGGCGAGTGTGTGCAGACACTTGAGGGACATGACGACTGGGTGGAGTCGGTTGCTTTCTCGCACGATTCAGCGCTTGTATCATCGGGTTCAAGCGATAACACGATACGGATCTGGCGTGTTGCCACTGGCGATTGCGTGCAGATACTCTCTATTGGGCTCTCTACATCTCGTATATCATTCGGATCGGGTGGCTCATATTTGCTGACTAACCATGGTGCTATCACCCCAACAAAAACTTCCGAGGCTTCTTCCACTGCAGAATCCGTGAAAGCTGCAAGGGCTCGTCATTCATTTTTCAGCATTACAAAGGACAGGTGCTGGGTCACATGGAACGAGAAGAGATTACTTTGGCTTCCAAGGGAATATCGTCCCTTACTATCGTCAACAACTGGGATGCTGCCAGTGGAGATATCAGGATCCACTCTCGTGATTGGATGTAATTCTGGGAGCGTAATAATTATAGGATTTTCACATCAAGGGGTTTCCAAGGTTTCTACGAAACTCGAAGATTAAATGCCATATGTTTGAAGGGCCTCCGCAAAGAGGGTTCAAAGGGGGCAGTTCAGCGTGTGGATGGTACATGACTTCAATAATTGGTCTGGAAGCTATCAGCACAAGCACACACGACGTGTATGCCAAAGCAGGTCTTTCACCAGACTGTCTTCCCAGAGACCGGCAAACGGCAGGTGGTTGTTTACTGCGATGTAGTAGTCGCTCTCATACTGGATCAAGGCTGTATaagacagaagaagagagatgATCGGGACACTCATTTCGACACTCATTTGCGCCACACACTCATTTGGGTGGGTCGTCGACCACCAATCGGCATCACTGCGGGAGAGTTTCTGTTATCTCCACGGCTGAAATTtcatgatgttgctgctgcatctcaaTATGCTCACGTCCAATACTGCCCTACGGCTTCAGCAGTCTCCTACCTATGCTACTATTGCTCCCCACCTTCGTTCGACATGGCTAAAGCACTGCTTacagcaagacgaggcgTGGCTTGATATGCCGAAGACAGGTGAGGTGTTTAAGACTGCGGATGACTGTCTCCGGAGACTTAATACGTATGGCTTCGCTGCGGGGTGCCTCTTCGTGACGTTTCGCTCAGTGAAAGGTGTGTCTGCGACCTATAAGTGCTCTCATCACTCTGAGATTACTGCAAATAAGCGAGGGCTAGATCCTCGAGTCGTGAGAGAGACAGACTCTGGCAAAGTCATTAGTAATCGTCAGAGGGATCGAAACGACGCCAGATACGGTTGCGAATTGTCCTACTTTGTGTCCTATCGCAAGATGAACAggcatgatgatgacaagcAGTGGATTGGGAGGTGGATTCGCGATACTCATACTGGCCATTCATTTCCAATATCCCCATTCGCATATAGTGTCCACAAGCAATCTATCGATAACTACAAGGCTCTTCTCACTACTGCTCGCGAGTATAAGACCCAAGGTTTGGCCTATTCTGACGCTCGGAAGCTACTGAAAGAAGAGGCAACAGGGCTAGTAATAAAAAGGCGAGATTACTACAATTTAGTGAGGCTATGTCCCCAGGATATCAAGGACCATGATGACACTATCACCGCATTGCTTCGAGCGCTAGAAGACCGCGGGTTCAAGTATCGGCTACGTACAGAAGACACGATTGAAGCCGAAGTCGTTATCGCTCGCAAACTAGTCCAAATCTTCTTCTACTGCGAGCAGGCAGTGCCTTTCGCCCAGCGATTCACCTCCAATGCAGTGCTCATTGTTGATGGCACCTTCAGAACCAATAAGCTAAAGTTTCCTCTGCTAGTTGCCGTTGGCAAGACCAATACAAATAGGACCATGCCAGTGGCCTTCTCATACGCCCCTAGCGAGTCTGCTGAGTCACttaccttcttctttgactGTATGCGTACAGAATTCTACTACAACGGGGTCTGCGAGCCAGCAGTAGTTATCGTCGACCACTCTTCTGGAATGATTAGCGCGTACGATACTCACAAGGCCTTACCTCAGTCGCAGCTTCAGACTTGCTCCTGGCACGTGCAAAACGCGATGATACGTTGGTTCAGCGATCATCAGTATACGAGGGAGGATATCGACGGCGACGAGAGTAAGGGAGTAGCCGGATTAAGACAATTGATCAAGAACTATGTCTATTCCTATACATTTGAAGACCTTGAAGCGAA
This window contains:
- a CDS encoding G-protein beta wd-40 repeats containing (similar to Colletotrichum gloeosporioides Nara gc5 XP_007282275.1), which codes for MTMLNDSNLYTIGWIAALPIERAAAIALLDERHGTPERFEQHQSDTNSYAWGRVGVHNVVIASLPAGVCGTTSTATTAANLLSSLPQIRIGLLVGIGGGVARPDQDYDIRLGDVVVSQPQGTEGGVVQYDFFKATTNESWERKGCLNMPPPILLNALASLQAEHEIAPSKIPNLLQRMWAAHPHMKRPKINSPAYVHQGIENDRLFISTYNHTGGSTCTSCHTSKEVKRKQRATTDPEIHYGIIASGNKVIKDAATRDQIAGVVGEDCICFEMEAAGLMNHFPCLVIRGICDYADSHKNGLWQRYASATAAAFAKELLGFIPTQHLKTMQGSIGIFKSISKDVESIESITTDIKKGAHNIHTVVLDIDRKVVLARLEDEVAAGAAFDSPAELKNSTCLPNTRVELLQQISAWAEEPGTEPVLWLNGMAGTGKSTVARTVAHIFAAKNRLGASFFFKRGETDRGSISKFFSSIAADLTRRVTAIASYVKDAIDSDPAIFRKTMQEQFEKLVLQPLSMIQSPVREKESILIIIDALDECDQEDDIKRLLHLVTSAKCLQAARLRIFLTSRPELPIRLGFTQIESRYHSIVLHEVSTSVVEQDICVFLEHELSIIRGEYNASVPEYRRLATNWPGQPNIRSLVKMAVPLFIFAATVCRFVADRKCGNPDQQLQEVLQFKQIREGSQMNATYLPILNRLVDGVSGKRRDEVLRQFRYIVGSIVILGTPLSTAVLAQVLNTQRDVIDARLDLLHSVLSIPSSANAPVRLFHLSFRDFLLDPNMTAKIPFRIDGTQAHQMMAVNCLRLMECLRQDICDVRGPGIHRSAIHPTKVRECLPPEIQYACLYWVYHVQGAGNLVVDVELVHSFLKRHFLHWVESLSLIGRAWEIPRLVKSLQSFYKYQDDKQLAEFLDDAVRFVIANPSVIDTNPLQIYSSLLIFSPTRSKVRTTFNDKIPRWISLQPRVHRDWGQCLQTFEGHGTWVRSVSFSQDSAFVASGSDDKTIRIWHTATGECRQILKGHGKLVSSVAFSHDSVLVASGSHDGAIRIWRTATGECMQTLEGHESCVTSVAFSHHSALLISGSYDNTTRIWRTDTGECIQTLGGHNNWVTSVAFSHDSALVVSGSHDNTIRIWCPIIGKCIQTLEGHDSWVTSVTFSHDSAFIASGSRDNKIRIWCVGTGRCVQTHGGHGDFVESVAFSHDSAIVASGSSDGTIRMWDISTGECLQTLTGHGDWVESVAFSHDSTLIASGSRDNTIRFWHTTIAKNVQIYEGHSSCVESAVFSHDSQLVASGSRDTMVRIWRTATGECVQTLKGHNNWIRSIAFSHDSTLIASGSRDTMIRIWHTATGECTQTLEGHSSWVTSVAFSHDSALIASGSRDNTIRIWRLATGKCVQTLEEHGSWVESVVFCSDSALIASGSRDHTLRIWRVTTGECVQTLEGHDDWVESVAFSHDSALVSSGSSDNTIRIWRVATGDCVQILSIGLSTSRFFHCRIRESCKGSSFIFQHYKGQVLGHMEREEITLASKGISSLTIVNNWDAASGDIRIHSRDWM
- a CDS encoding MULE transposase domain-containing protein, giving the protein MLTSNTALRLQQSPTYATIAPHLRSTWLKHCLQQDEAWLDMPKTGEVFKTADDCLRRLNTYGFAAGCLFVTFRSVKGVSATYKCSHHSEITANKRGLDPRVVRETDSGKVISNRQRDRNDARYGCELSYFVSYRKMNRHDDDKQWIGRWIRDTHTGHSFPISPFAYSVHKQSIDNYKALLTTAREYKTQGLAYSDARKLLKEEATGLVIKRRDYYNLVRLCPQDIKDHDDTITALLRALEDRGFKYRLRTEDTIEAEVVIARKLVQIFFYCEQAVPFAQRFTSNAVLIVDGTFRTNKLKFPLLVAVGKTNTNRTMPVAFSYAPSESAESLTFFFDCMRTEFYYNGVCEPAVVIVDHSSGMISAYDTHKALPQSQLQTCSWHVQNAMIRWFSDHQYTREDIDGDESKGVAGLRQLIKNYVYSYTFEDLEANRTLLINSLQPEDRQYIADNWQTKESRFVVAYTKQYANLGCRASQTVESQNRLIHQVTHGHMSIAASAAGIADWNRDFYNEMMEEEDRSTTEKAVGIDRHAFQLLTGAISLYAISLVDQQWIKLKKLVGDEQQERDSQRAQREANAQSRDDKILSQRRPSQGSTIVVNVDRGDMQLTVIVSSSSGAASEA